Proteins encoded by one window of Deinococcus radiodurans R1 = ATCC 13939 = DSM 20539:
- a CDS encoding DUF6508 domain-containing protein: protein MTPDLSRQALQTIAAYLPIFGAPNFHFTDGASPVCPMADGSLHLLGYRYEEQVLNLVHTADQLGWIYQDEHFQWSEWLQTAQAQALRNDPAALAQATPRQLAQLLTVFARQERFCEGTQLAFWESGLLLGLLRRADVLARQGETSPLR, encoded by the coding sequence ATGACCCCCGACCTCTCCCGACAGGCCTTGCAGACCATCGCTGCCTATCTCCCCATCTTCGGGGCACCGAACTTTCACTTCACCGATGGAGCCTCTCCTGTCTGCCCGATGGCGGACGGCTCCCTGCACCTGTTGGGCTACAGGTATGAAGAACAGGTCTTGAATCTCGTCCACACCGCCGATCAGCTCGGCTGGATCTACCAGGACGAGCATTTTCAGTGGTCCGAATGGCTGCAAACCGCACAGGCCCAGGCCCTTCGCAACGATCCGGCAGCTCTGGCACAGGCCACCCCGAGGCAGCTGGCCCAGCTCCTGACCGTCTTCGCCCGCCAGGAACGCTTCTGCGAAGGAACACAACTGGCGTTCTGGGAAAGTGGGCTGCTGCTCGGCCTTCTGCGGCGTGCCGATGTGCTGGCGCGGCAAGGTGAGACGTCACCCCTACGCTGA
- a CDS encoding aminotransferase class V-fold PLP-dependent enzyme has translation MTNTPSSPNDASWSYDTAAVQSGIPRGLGETIGFPIHAAAAFQFDTLEQAQDEFQYNGGLSYARIQNPTVRALEERLTVLEGGAATVALASGQAASLTAILSVCRAGDHVVSSASLFGGSTGMLTNILPLMGITATLVEGHPEQIRAAMQDNTRLVWAEMISNPSGAVADVEALAGVAHERGALLAIDNTCGGVGYLCRPLDHGADIVSQSLTKWAGGHGSVMGGSVTVGTQHDLSRNPIYAGGENSLLEQRGADALAWRQRWFGAHQLGMTLAPHSAFLIAQGLETLGLRLQRESDSALALARWLGQHPRVGGVSYAGLPGHPSFPLVQKYLPRGAGAVLTFEVDDPSRFLSRLRVLRMAPNLGDVRTLVVHPWTTTHGRVPEAARHAAGVTPGTIRMSVGVEDVMDLQADIEQALN, from the coding sequence ATGACCAACACCCCTTCTTCCCCCAATGACGCGTCCTGGAGCTACGACACGGCGGCGGTGCAGAGCGGGATTCCGCGCGGCCTGGGCGAAACCATCGGCTTTCCGATTCACGCGGCGGCGGCCTTTCAGTTCGACACGCTGGAGCAGGCGCAAGACGAGTTTCAATACAACGGAGGCCTGAGCTACGCCCGCATTCAGAACCCCACCGTGCGGGCGCTGGAGGAGCGTCTCACGGTGCTCGAAGGCGGCGCGGCGACGGTGGCCCTCGCCAGCGGGCAGGCCGCCAGCCTCACCGCCATTCTGAGCGTGTGCCGGGCCGGGGACCACGTGGTGTCGAGTGCCAGCCTGTTTGGCGGCAGCACCGGGATGCTGACCAATATTTTGCCGCTGATGGGCATCACGGCGACGCTGGTGGAGGGCCACCCCGAGCAGATTCGCGCTGCTATGCAGGACAATACCCGGCTGGTGTGGGCCGAGATGATTTCCAACCCCTCGGGCGCGGTGGCCGATGTCGAGGCGCTGGCTGGGGTTGCCCACGAGCGCGGCGCCCTGCTCGCCATCGACAACACCTGCGGCGGCGTGGGGTACCTGTGTCGGCCCCTCGACCACGGCGCCGACATCGTGAGCCAGTCGCTCACCAAGTGGGCGGGCGGGCACGGCAGCGTCATGGGCGGCAGCGTGACGGTGGGCACGCAGCACGACCTGAGCCGCAACCCGATTTATGCGGGCGGCGAAAACAGCCTGCTCGAGCAGCGCGGCGCGGACGCCCTCGCGTGGCGGCAGCGGTGGTTTGGGGCGCATCAGCTCGGCATGACGCTCGCGCCGCACAGCGCGTTCCTGATCGCGCAGGGCCTGGAAACCCTGGGGCTGCGGCTGCAACGCGAATCCGACTCGGCGCTGGCGCTGGCGCGCTGGCTGGGGCAGCATCCCCGCGTCGGCGGCGTGAGCTACGCGGGCCTGCCGGGGCACCCGAGCTTCCCACTGGTTCAGAAGTACCTGCCGCGCGGCGCGGGCGCGGTCCTCACCTTCGAGGTGGACGACCCCTCGCGCTTCCTCTCGCGGTTGCGGGTGCTGCGCATGGCCCCCAACCTCGGCGACGTGCGGACCCTCGTCGTCCACCCCTGGACCACCACCCACGGGCGGGTGCCCGAGGCGGCCCGGCACGCGGCGGGCGTGACCCCCGGCACCATTCGCATGAGCGTGGGCGTGGAAGACGTGATGGACTTGCAGGCCGACATCGAGCAAGCGCTGAATTGA
- a CDS encoding class I SAM-dependent methyltransferase codes for MPKLKPRSGRAVRAGLGAAGLGALALAARRAQPSPSTEQVRAATLRLLGTLLPAERGFDLELWDGTVLPAGRTPAQARLTLKTEHALGRMLRLPVDLALGEAYLRGDFDIEGDFGAVAGLADDFGELPTLAQVPGLLADVDLLRRGAGEMPRPVSVSLEGEQHSRERDQQAIQYHYDVSNDFYKLWLDERMVYSCAYFPGGQETLDEAQTAKLDYICRKLQLRPGERLLDIGCGWGGLSLYAAQHYGVQVLGVTLSQAQLQEGQARVRVAGLEGQVQLELRDYRDVLSRGPAQFDKIASVGMAEHVGRRNMPEYFRSAYAALKPGGLMLNHAIGDGIGQARVPMWLQSGNFARKYVFPDGELLPVWETLKYASEQLFEVRDVENLREHYALTIGHWAARLEAHRPEALALLGEERLRLWRLYLGATSYYFRKGHLTLFQSLLAKPDAERAVPLPLSRAGLYR; via the coding sequence ATGCCAAAACTCAAACCCCGGTCAGGCCGGGCAGTTCGTGCGGGCCTCGGCGCAGCCGGTCTAGGTGCCCTGGCCCTCGCGGCGCGGCGGGCGCAGCCTTCTCCTTCCACCGAGCAGGTGCGGGCGGCCACCCTGCGACTGCTCGGTACTCTGCTTCCCGCTGAGCGCGGGTTCGACCTTGAACTGTGGGACGGCACAGTGCTGCCGGCGGGCCGCACCCCGGCCCAAGCGCGGCTGACGTTGAAAACCGAACACGCGCTCGGGCGAATGCTGCGGCTGCCGGTGGACCTTGCCCTGGGAGAGGCGTACCTGCGCGGCGACTTCGACATCGAGGGCGACTTCGGGGCCGTGGCGGGGCTCGCCGACGACTTTGGAGAGCTGCCCACGCTCGCGCAGGTGCCGGGCCTGCTCGCCGACGTGGACCTGCTGCGCCGGGGAGCGGGGGAAATGCCGCGCCCGGTCAGCGTGTCGCTGGAGGGCGAACAGCACAGCCGCGAGCGTGACCAGCAGGCTATTCAGTACCACTACGACGTATCCAACGACTTTTACAAGTTGTGGCTCGACGAGCGGATGGTGTACTCCTGCGCTTACTTTCCCGGCGGGCAGGAAACGCTGGATGAGGCGCAAACCGCCAAACTCGACTACATCTGCCGCAAGTTGCAACTGCGGCCCGGCGAGCGGCTGCTCGACATCGGCTGCGGCTGGGGCGGGCTGAGCCTCTACGCGGCGCAGCACTACGGGGTGCAGGTGCTCGGCGTGACGCTGTCGCAGGCGCAGTTGCAAGAGGGGCAGGCGCGGGTCCGGGTGGCGGGGCTGGAGGGGCAGGTTCAGCTCGAACTGCGCGATTACCGCGACGTGCTCAGCCGTGGCCCCGCGCAGTTCGACAAGATCGCCTCGGTGGGCATGGCCGAGCATGTCGGGCGGCGCAACATGCCCGAATATTTCCGCAGCGCCTACGCGGCCCTGAAACCCGGCGGGCTGATGCTCAACCACGCCATCGGCGACGGCATCGGGCAGGCGCGGGTGCCGATGTGGCTGCAAAGCGGCAATTTTGCCCGCAAATATGTCTTTCCCGACGGCGAACTGTTGCCGGTCTGGGAAACACTGAAATACGCCTCCGAGCAACTGTTCGAGGTCCGCGACGTGGAGAACCTGCGCGAGCACTACGCCCTGACGATTGGGCACTGGGCGGCGAGGCTCGAAGCGCACCGGCCCGAAGCACTCGCCCTGCTCGGCGAAGAAAGGCTGCGGCTGTGGCGGCTTTACCTCGGCGCCACCTCGTATTACTTCCGCAAGGGCCACCTCACCCTCTTCCAGAGCCTGCTCGCCAAACCCGACGCCGAGCGGGCGGTGCCGCTGCCGCTGAGCCGGGCGGGGCTGTACCGCTAG
- a CDS encoding aminopeptidase yields the protein MLRPMTSDLSFEQKLQNYARLAVRVGLGVKPGQRVLVQSPVDAAPLARLIVREAYAAGARFVDVRWDDDDVQLARFELAPDGTFEEISQWRVDAELETANAGGAVIAIRATDPNLLAKVDPERVATWQRANATYRKPYSLQVMTNRLNWNLVSAPIPGWATLMFPEASSEQAVEQQWDAIFAAVRADQPDPVALWEEHLANLKRRREILTGKQYHALHFRGGDTDLTVGLADDHIWGGGAADTPSGVTFTANIPTEEVWTAPHRERVDGVVVSTKPLSYAGTLIDGIRIEFKDGRITGASAKQGEAALLKMIDTDEGSHRLGEVALVPHSSPISRSGLFFYNTLYDENAASHIAIGSAYRFNVKGGIDMDAEQFAQKGGNDSLTHVDWMVGSDQIDVDGITKDGNREPVMRAGEFVI from the coding sequence ATGCTGCGGCCTATGACTTCAGATTTGAGTTTCGAGCAGAAGTTGCAAAACTATGCCCGCCTCGCCGTGCGGGTGGGGCTGGGGGTCAAGCCCGGTCAGCGCGTGCTGGTGCAGTCGCCAGTGGACGCCGCGCCGCTTGCCCGCCTGATCGTGCGTGAGGCGTATGCAGCGGGGGCACGGTTCGTGGACGTGCGCTGGGACGACGACGACGTGCAGCTCGCCCGTTTCGAGCTCGCGCCTGACGGCACCTTTGAGGAAATCAGCCAGTGGCGGGTGGACGCTGAACTTGAAACCGCCAATGCGGGCGGCGCCGTGATTGCCATTCGCGCCACCGACCCCAACCTGCTGGCGAAGGTGGACCCCGAGCGTGTGGCGACCTGGCAGCGGGCGAACGCGACCTACCGCAAGCCCTACTCCCTCCAGGTCATGACCAACCGCCTGAACTGGAACCTGGTGAGTGCCCCGATTCCCGGTTGGGCCACCCTGATGTTCCCCGAGGCGAGCAGCGAGCAGGCCGTCGAGCAGCAGTGGGACGCCATCTTCGCCGCCGTCCGTGCCGATCAGCCCGACCCGGTGGCTCTCTGGGAAGAGCACCTCGCCAACCTCAAGCGCCGCCGTGAAATTCTGACTGGCAAGCAGTACCACGCCCTGCACTTCCGGGGCGGCGACACCGACCTCACCGTGGGCCTCGCCGACGACCACATCTGGGGCGGCGGCGCAGCGGACACCCCCAGCGGCGTGACCTTTACCGCCAACATCCCCACCGAGGAAGTCTGGACCGCCCCGCACCGTGAGCGGGTAGACGGCGTGGTCGTCAGCACCAAGCCGCTCTCCTACGCGGGCACGCTGATCGACGGCATCCGGATCGAGTTCAAGGACGGGCGCATCACGGGCGCGAGCGCCAAGCAAGGCGAGGCCGCGCTGCTCAAGATGATCGACACCGATGAGGGCAGCCACCGCCTCGGCGAAGTCGCGCTGGTGCCGCACTCCAGCCCCATTTCGCGTTCGGGCCTGTTTTTCTACAACACCCTGTACGACGAGAATGCCGCCTCGCACATCGCCATCGGCAGCGCTTACCGCTTCAACGTCAAGGGCGGCATCGACATGGACGCCGAGCAGTTCGCGCAAAAGGGCGGCAACGACAGCCTGACCCACGTGGACTGGATGGTCGGCAGTGACCAGATCGACGTGGACGGCATCACCAAGGACGGCAACCGCGAACCGGTGATGCGGGCGGGCGAGTTCGTCATTTAA
- a CDS encoding LON peptidase substrate-binding domain-containing protein codes for MPTLSLPLFPLPTVLFPGQALPLYVFEERYRALLRRVQASGEPFGVVWIERGRDSTLPLHERLSLVGTLAHLTEAEVHEDGTSSILVVGGERFRLRGMMFDEPFLTAGAELWPLPDSDPPEAQAIKQRGADLLSGMQRSWPERAAVLRQEAPAEPLLLASYAASLLCALSLDRAAPACNAALAAPTLLDRLELLLAALPAEASGDGAALH; via the coding sequence ATGCCGACTCTTTCGCTGCCCCTCTTTCCCCTGCCGACGGTGCTGTTTCCGGGACAGGCGCTGCCGCTCTACGTCTTCGAAGAGCGGTACCGCGCCCTCTTGCGGCGCGTGCAGGCGAGTGGCGAGCCGTTCGGCGTGGTGTGGATTGAGCGGGGCCGCGACAGCACCTTGCCGTTGCATGAGCGGCTCTCGCTGGTGGGAACGCTGGCCCACCTGACCGAGGCGGAAGTCCACGAGGACGGCACGAGTTCGATTCTGGTGGTCGGCGGCGAGCGCTTCCGGCTGCGCGGGATGATGTTCGACGAGCCTTTCTTGACCGCCGGGGCCGAGCTGTGGCCGCTGCCTGACTCAGACCCGCCGGAGGCCCAGGCTATCAAGCAAAGGGGCGCCGACCTGCTGAGTGGGATGCAGCGTTCCTGGCCCGAGCGCGCCGCCGTGCTGCGGCAGGAAGCACCCGCCGAGCCGTTGCTGCTCGCCAGTTACGCCGCCAGCTTGCTGTGTGCCCTGAGCCTGGACCGCGCCGCGCCCGCCTGCAACGCAGCGCTGGCGGCCCCGACACTGCTCGACCGGCTGGAGCTGCTGCTGGCGGCCCTTCCCGCAGAGGCGAGCGGCGACGGGGCGGCGTTGCACTGA
- a CDS encoding NADH:flavin oxidoreductase/NADH oxidase encodes MTVSSAAAPQPASPAAPLLFTPLKLRSLELPNRVVVSPMCTYSATDGVANEFHLVHLGQYALGGAGLILAEATAVSPEGRITPEDLGLWDDRQIVPLGHITDFVHQHGGHIGVQLAHAGRKASTYAPWRGKGAVPAELGGWQVIGPDENSFHDLFPTPAMMGADELRGVVDAFSAAARRAQVAGFDAVEVHAAHGYLLHQFLSPLANTRTDDYGGSFENRTRLLLEVVRAVRHVWPAHLPLFVRLSATDWAEGGWDLEQTVQLSKLLKYEGVDVLDISSGGLTAAQQIEVGPGYQVPFAAAVSRAETEISVMAVGLIETGAQAEAILQAGDADLIALGRPFLRDPHWAQRAARELGLRPVSIDQYARAGW; translated from the coding sequence ATGACCGTGTCTTCCGCCGCTGCACCTCAACCCGCCAGTCCCGCCGCGCCGCTGCTGTTTACCCCGCTGAAACTTCGCAGCCTGGAACTGCCCAACCGGGTGGTCGTCTCGCCCATGTGCACCTACTCGGCGACCGACGGCGTCGCCAACGAATTTCACCTCGTCCACCTCGGCCAGTACGCGCTCGGCGGGGCAGGGCTGATTCTGGCCGAGGCCACCGCCGTCTCGCCCGAGGGCCGCATCACCCCCGAGGACCTGGGCCTGTGGGACGACCGCCAGATCGTGCCGCTGGGCCACATCACTGATTTCGTGCACCAGCACGGCGGGCACATTGGGGTGCAGCTCGCGCACGCCGGACGTAAGGCGAGCACCTACGCCCCCTGGCGCGGCAAGGGCGCGGTGCCCGCCGAGTTGGGCGGCTGGCAGGTCATCGGACCTGACGAGAACAGCTTTCACGACCTCTTCCCCACCCCGGCGATGATGGGCGCCGACGAGCTGCGCGGCGTGGTGGACGCCTTCAGTGCCGCCGCCCGCCGCGCTCAGGTCGCGGGGTTCGACGCTGTGGAAGTCCACGCCGCGCACGGCTACCTGCTGCACCAGTTCCTCTCGCCGCTGGCCAACACCCGCACCGACGATTACGGCGGCTCCTTCGAAAACCGCACCCGGCTGCTGCTCGAAGTCGTCCGCGCCGTGCGGCACGTCTGGCCCGCCCACCTGCCGCTGTTCGTGCGCCTGAGCGCCACGGACTGGGCCGAGGGCGGCTGGGACCTGGAACAGACGGTGCAACTCAGCAAACTGCTCAAGTACGAGGGCGTGGACGTGCTCGACATCAGCAGCGGGGGATTGACCGCCGCGCAGCAGATCGAGGTCGGCCCCGGCTATCAGGTGCCGTTTGCCGCCGCCGTGAGCCGCGCCGAAACCGAAATCTCGGTGATGGCGGTCGGCCTCATCGAGACGGGCGCGCAGGCCGAGGCCATCTTGCAGGCAGGCGACGCCGACCTGATCGCGCTCGGCCGCCCCTTCCTGCGCGACCCCCACTGGGCGCAGCGCGCGGCGCGGGAACTCGGGTTGCGCCCGGTGTCCATCGACCAGTACGCGCGGGCGGGGTGGTAA
- a CDS encoding ABC transporter ATP-binding protein has translation MPRVTSAPPALEARHVVQRYGAATILHGVSLAVAPGEVVAVSGPSGSGKSTLLHLLGGLDAPTEGEVWWAGERVDTLGTQTRSQRRAGRLGLVFQHHYLLEDLTLLQNVQVPGMLAGVPDEGRAQLLLDRVGLGPRGGDFPGVLSGGERQRVALARALAVRPAAVLADEPTGSLDRAGAERVAELLLTLAREDGAGVLLVTHDERLAARADRTLHLLDGQLEEDGTR, from the coding sequence ATGCCCCGCGTGACTTCCGCTCCCCCGGCCCTCGAAGCCCGGCACGTCGTGCAGCGCTACGGCGCCGCCACCATCCTGCACGGCGTGTCGCTGGCCGTCGCGCCGGGCGAAGTGGTGGCCGTCAGCGGCCCCTCGGGCAGCGGCAAAAGCACCCTGCTGCACCTGCTCGGCGGTCTCGACGCGCCCACCGAGGGCGAAGTGTGGTGGGCGGGCGAGCGGGTGGACACCCTCGGCACCCAGACCCGCTCGCAGCGCCGCGCCGGGCGGCTGGGGCTGGTGTTTCAGCACCACTACCTGCTCGAAGATCTGACGCTGCTGCAAAACGTGCAGGTGCCAGGGATGCTCGCGGGCGTGCCGGACGAGGGCCGCGCCCAGCTGCTCCTCGACCGGGTGGGTCTGGGACCGCGCGGCGGCGACTTTCCCGGCGTCCTCAGCGGCGGCGAACGGCAGCGCGTCGCTCTGGCCCGCGCCCTGGCGGTGCGCCCCGCCGCCGTGCTCGCCGACGAACCCACCGGCAGCCTCGACCGCGCCGGGGCCGAGCGGGTGGCCGAGTTGCTGCTGACCCTGGCCCGCGAGGACGGCGCCGGGGTGCTGCTCGTGACCCACGACGAACGGCTGGCGGCGCGCGCCGACCGGACGCTGCACCTGCTCGACGGGCAGCTGGAGGAGGACGGGACGCGCTGA
- the lysW gene encoding lysine biosynthesis protein LysW, with product MATVQFENPETGATIELTNPELGELVIDDETGVEYEVVSIDPPRLEAAPQEAEDWGE from the coding sequence ATGGCGACTGTTCAATTTGAAAATCCCGAAACCGGCGCGACCATCGAACTGACCAACCCCGAACTGGGCGAACTGGTGATCGACGACGAAACCGGTGTGGAATACGAGGTCGTGTCCATCGACCCGCCCCGCCTCGAAGCCGCCCCGCAGGAAGCGGAGGACTGGGGGGAGTAA
- the lysX gene encoding lysine biosynthesis protein LysX has translation MADLAVLYDRVRPDEKMLFGALDELGVPYDKVYTPQLTVTFDDEGRARVPWKVAIERCVSQSRGHAVTRALEGFGVKVINPSHVIELCGDKLATNARLAAAGLPTPRTGVAFDGESALGLIEEMGYPVVLKPTVGSWGRMVSRLNDRDAAEAVIEHKEVLGGPQHGVFYVQELINKPGRDIRAFVVGGQGIGAIYRTSEHWITNTARGAKASNCEVTPAIADLAQRAAAAVDGQIVAIDLVEDPARQNDWDGLVIIEINHTMEFKNSVSTTGVNIPRLMGEYAVSLLG, from the coding sequence ATGGCCGACCTCGCTGTTCTCTATGACCGCGTCCGCCCCGACGAAAAGATGCTGTTCGGGGCGCTCGACGAGCTGGGCGTGCCCTACGACAAGGTGTACACGCCGCAGCTCACCGTGACTTTCGACGATGAGGGCCGCGCCCGCGTGCCGTGGAAAGTCGCTATCGAGCGCTGCGTGAGCCAGAGCCGGGGCCACGCCGTGACCCGTGCGCTGGAAGGCTTTGGCGTCAAGGTCATTAACCCCTCGCACGTCATCGAGCTGTGCGGCGACAAGCTGGCGACCAATGCGCGCCTCGCCGCCGCTGGGCTGCCCACCCCGCGCACCGGGGTCGCCTTCGACGGCGAGAGTGCCCTGGGCCTCATCGAGGAAATGGGCTACCCGGTGGTGCTCAAGCCCACCGTCGGCTCGTGGGGCCGCATGGTCAGCCGCCTGAACGACCGCGACGCCGCCGAAGCCGTCATCGAGCACAAGGAAGTGCTCGGCGGGCCGCAACACGGCGTGTTTTACGTGCAGGAACTCATCAACAAGCCGGGGCGCGACATCCGGGCGTTCGTGGTCGGCGGGCAGGGCATCGGCGCGATTTACCGCACCAGCGAGCACTGGATCACCAACACGGCGCGCGGGGCCAAGGCGAGCAACTGCGAAGTGACCCCCGCCATCGCCGACCTCGCGCAGCGGGCCGCCGCCGCCGTGGACGGGCAAATCGTGGCGATTGACCTGGTGGAAGACCCGGCGCGCCAGAACGACTGGGACGGCCTGGTGATTATCGAAATCAACCACACGATGGAGTTCAAGAACTCGGTGAGCACCACGGGCGTGAACATCCCGCGCCTGATGGGCGAGTACGCGGTCAGTCTGCTGGGCTGA
- a CDS encoding DUF2785 domain-containing protein yields MREKVTEAGAKASAFFVGRVHNGPCLRPTGRADLSETDLRPHDPEHGWLHALAHGADAALCFALRCILPLPATTTAPRLTPTPGQPRPAARSSRPRRGRGGRLSCLQCCGWRFRPPRSDPGAAPSPFTHPVRASCKLPGI; encoded by the coding sequence ATGAGAGAAAAAGTAACGGAGGCGGGGGCAAAGGCTTCTGCCTTTTTCGTTGGCCGGGTTCACAATGGGCCATGTCTGCGCCCGACTGGTCGTGCGGATCTGAGCGAAACCGACCTGCGCCCGCACGACCCGGAGCACGGCTGGCTGCACGCGCTGGCCCACGGCGCCGACGCCGCCCTCTGTTTTGCGCTGCGCTGCATCCTGCCCTTACCCGCGACGACGACCGCCCCGCGCCTGACGCCGACCCCCGGGCAGCCGCGCCCGGCGGCCAGGTCATCCCGGCCCCGGCGCGGGAGGGGTGGCCGGCTGAGCTGCTTACAGTGCTGCGGCTGGCGTTTCCGGCCTCCCCGGAGTGACCCCGGCGCGGCGCCAAGTCCCTTCACGCACCCTGTGAGAGCCTCGTGTAAGCTGCCCGGCATATGA